In one window of Nicotiana tabacum cultivar K326 chromosome 12, ASM71507v2, whole genome shotgun sequence DNA:
- the LOC107795907 gene encoding LOW QUALITY PROTEIN: uncharacterized protein LOC107795907 (The sequence of the model RefSeq protein was modified relative to this genomic sequence to represent the inferred CDS: inserted 1 base in 1 codon) yields the protein MPEQNADETNSVETLNVKPTIVPCSHCDTTEKSEPVNEEIEDEELRKLLVPKIEDLPLSPPSAVESNFVTYFAPDFMKPGHDQYVHRHANGLCIIGLATTHVAFKDEGGVSSVDFNVGKSDRSGIKVTGKRKKNAQHFESNTALCKVCTNDASYIVRCCVKGSLLEVNDRLIKQPELLNSSADREGYIAIIMPXPADWVKVKATLLGAEEYRELRKDML from the exons ATGCCTGAGCAAAACGCCGACGAAACCAACAGTGTCGAAACCTTAAACGTAAAACCGACAATAGTTCCTTGTTCTCATTGTGACACAACCGAAAAATCAGAACCAGtaaatgaagaaatagaagatgaagaATTAAGAAAACTTTTGGTGCCAAAAATAGAGGACCTCCCTCTCTCTCCTCCTTCTGCTGTTGAATCCAACTTCGTTACTTATTTTGCTCCTG ATTTTATGAAACCTGGGCATGATCAGTATGTACATCGGCATGCTAATGG GTTATGTATAATTGGGCTGGCTACGACTCATGTGGCTTTTAAGGATGAAGGGGGAGTTAGTTCAGTGGATTTCAATGTAGGGAAGTCTGATCGGAGTGGAATCAAAGTTACTGGAAAGCGAAAAAAG AATGCTCAACATTTTGAGTCTAATACTGCATTATGTAAAGTCTGCACAAATGATGCTTCATATATTGTGAG GTGTTGTGTAAAAGGCTCTCTATTAGAAGTCAATGATCGGTTGATTAAGCAACCAGAATTGCTGAACTCATCG GCAGATAGGGAAGGATACATTGCAATTATAATGC AACCCGCAGATTGGGTCAAGGTCAAGGCCACTTTGCTGGGCGCGGAGGAATATAGAGAGTTGAGAAAGGATATGTTGTGA
- the LOC107765842 gene encoding UPF0496 protein At1g20180-like: protein MHLMRKLVWSKLKSTLRKQRRNGKNGSGSLVNKSNVNEEYVEALRTKSYVEMYNKVQGQLEILGDDHKLSSSSSSSSVQLNTNLSKSLLEPCQEVLAEMPKSCQLNPLIVNYFDITSEACRICELLLQSVRKNRVNYRKIRKVIRLMKNMEPDSSHCYGVYTELASFASYKNPFSVVNREEFLDTREGHDGLLQKLTSQFRKVKRRMKFLRSCKKVFGISIAIGYTGILIALLVLVLHSMVCIVAAPGLVFCSFKLFKKRYKVDKKAISSSSLEILIAQLDVAAKGVYILINDFDTMSRLVRRLYDETEHNRSVADMCARKKNADMLKEVIRDFSINKHCFMEQLKELEEHVCLCFLTINRSRRMVLQEMVSR, encoded by the exons ATGCATCTAATGAGAAAATTAGTCTGGTCCAAATTGAAATCGACTCTCAGAAAGCAAC gtagaaatgggaaaaacggtTCAGGTAGCTTGGTGAACAAGTCAAATGTGAATGAAGAGTATGTTGAAGCCTTAAGAACTAAGTCTTACGTAGAAATGTACAATAAAGTTCAAGGACAGTTAGAAATATTAGGTGATGATCATAAATTATcctcgtcgtcttcttcttcttctgttcaACTAAATACCAATCTCTCTAAAAGCTTACTTGAACCTTGTCAAGAAGTGTTGGCTGAAATGCCTAAATCATGTCAACTTAATCCCCTTATTGTTAACTACTTTGATATTACCTCAGAAGCATGCAGAATTTGTGAGTTACTACTTCAAAGTGTCCGAAAAAACCGAGTTAATTATAGGAAAATTAGAAAGGTTATTAGACTAATGAAAAATATGGAGCCAGATTCAAGTCATTGTTATGGTGTATATACAGAACTTGCTTCATTTGCTTCTTACAAGAACCCCTTTTCAGTAGTTAACAGAGAAGAATTTCTAGACACACGCGAAGGGCACGATGGTTTGCTTCAGAAACTAACATCACAATTCAGAAAAGTTAAAAGGAGGATGAAGTTCTTGAGATCTTGTAAGAAGGTATTTGGGATTAGTATCGCGATAGGGTATACTGGAATTCTCATAGCTTTGTTGGTCTTAGTTCTTCATAGTATGGTTTGTATTGTAGCTGCACCTGGATTGGTATTTTGCTCATTTAAGCTGTTCAAGAAAAGATACAAAGTGGATAAAAAGGCGATAAGTTCAAGTTCACTTGAAATACTAATAGCACAGCTTGATGTAGCAGCAAAAGGGGTGTACATATTGATTAATGATTTTGATACGATGAGTCGGCTAGTGAGGAGATTATATGATGAAACTGAACATAATAGATCTGTAGCTGATATGTGTGCAAGAAAGAAAAATGCTGATATGTTGAAGGAAGTGATAAGGGATTTCAGTATTAACAAACATTGTTTTATGGAGCAGTTGAAGGAACTTGAAGAGCATGTTTGCTTGTGTTTCCTTACTATAAACAGATCAAGAAGGATGGTTTTACAAGAAATGGTCAGCAGATGA
- the LOC107795908 gene encoding UDP-glucosyltransferase 29-like, translating to MDASMEIINQKPVRILMFPWLGHGHISPFLELAKKLITRNFTIFLCSTPANFISIKQKLINENLTEKIHVVELRLPSFPDLPPHYHTTNGLPPHLMSTLKKAFAKSRPIFSQILNTVEPDLLLYDLLQPWAPKLALEKNIPAVVFVTSSATMFSYMFHTFRYPNMEFPFSSSIYYRDYELTRMLKNQDLEPIEQQQRDKTSVKLCFKRSFDIVLIKGFKEIDGKYCDYISSLTKKKIIPVGPLVQEPTSEDGNSQILTWLNQKEKGSTVFVSFGSEYFLSQEDREEIAHGLEQSRVNFIWVLRFPKGEKLKLEQALPQGFFKKVGERGMVVEDWAPQAKILGNPNIGGFVSHCGWNSVMESMKLGVPIIAMPMHLDQPLNTRLVEEVGVGLEVVRDKDGKLDREKISQVINFVVLDQRGESIRAKARKMSETIRVKGDEEIDEVVQELLKLCKRSNVV from the coding sequence ATGGATGCTTCAATGGAGATCATCAACCAAAAACCAGTTCGTATTTTGATGTTTCCATGGTTAGGACATGGACACATTTCTCCATTTCTTGAGTTAGCCAAAAAGCTCATAACAAGAAACTTCACCATTTTCTTATGCTCAACTCctgcaaatttcatttcaatcaAACAAAAGCTTATTAACGAAAACTTAACCGAGAAAATTCATGTCGTTGAACTTCGACTTCcatcttttcctgatcttcctcCTCATTACCACACAACCAATGGCCTCCCACCCCATCTCATGTCCACACTCAAGAAGGCATTCGCGAAGTCTCGTCCAATTTTCAGCCAAATTCTCAATACTGTTGAACCGGATTTACTTCTTTATGATTTACTTCAGCCATGGGCACCAAAGCTAGCATTGGAAAAAAATATTCCAGCTGTTGTATTTGTCACAAGTAGTGCaaccatgttttcgtacatgttTCATACTTTCAGGTACCCTAATATGGAATTTCCCTTCTCGTCCTCTatttattatcgtgattatgaGTTGACACGTATGCTGAAAAATCAAGATTTGGAGCCTATTGAGCAACAACAAAGAGATAAAACTAGTGTTAAGTTGTGTTTTAAGAGATcttttgacattgttttgatcaaGGGTTTTAAGGAAATTGATGGTAAATATTGTGATTATATATCTAGTTTAACTAAGAAGAAAATCATCCCCGTTGGTCCACTCGTTCAAGAACCAACAAGTGAAGATGGAAACTCGCAAATTTTAACATGGTTGAATCAGAAAGAAAAAGGTTCAactgtttttgtttcttttggaagtgaatatttcctatcTCAAGAGGATAGGGAAGAGATTGCTCATGGGCTAGAGCAAAGTAGGGTTAATTTTATATGGGTTTTGAGGTTTCCAAAAGGGGAAAAACTCAAACTTGAACAAGCATTACCACAAGGGTTTTTCAAGAAAGTAGGGGAAAGGGGAATGGTAGTTGAAGATTGGGCACCACAAGCAAAAATATTAGGAAACCCTAATATCGGAGGATTTGTGAGTCATTGTGGATGGAATTCTGTTATGGAAAGTATGAAACTCGGTGTTCCAATAATTGCTATGCCCATGCATCTTGATCAACCATTGAATACTAGGCTTGTGGAAGAAGTAGGTGTTGGTTTGGAAGTTGTTAGAGACAAAGATGGTAAACTTGATAGAGAAAAAATATCTCAAGTTATCAATTTTGTTGTTTTGGACCAAAGGGGAGAATCCATTAGGGCAAAAGCAAGGAAAATGAGTGAAACAATAAGAGTCAAAGGAGATGAAGAGATTGATGAAGTTGTTCAAGAATTGTTGAAACTTTGCAAGAGATCAAATGTTGTCTAG